The genomic DNA CATGGAGATGGCGGGCATGAGCCAGATCATCACTTGCAGCTCCTCGGAGGCCACGCCCTGGAAGGAGGGCAGGGTCTTCATGGCGTCGACGATGACGGGGGCCATGCGCTTGGCGACCACGGCCCATTGAGCGCCGTCGACGGTGCGCAGCACGGCCACGACGAGCGCGGAGCCCGAGAGCATCCGGCGCATGCGCTCCAGGGGAAGCCCATCGGGCCGGAGGATCCGGCCGGCGGACACGAAGACGAAGGCACAGGCCACCGAGAGCGCTCCGAGCACGAGGGCGCGTGATTCGCGCTGGGGCTCGAGGGCGTTGTACTGCGCCTGGGTGATGCGCGCGTCGATGGAGGGATCGCCCACGATGGAGAAGGGCGAGGAGCTCATGGCCTCCCGGTGCTCCGCGAGCTGGCCGAGCCCCAGGGACTCACTCAGGGCGAGAAAGCCCGTGGGGGCGGAGAACAAGAGGCTCACGATGGCCGCCAGACGCAGGCCTCGCGGCAGACTCGGAGCGGGAGACACGGGACGCGTCACCGCTTGTTCGCCTCCACGAAGCGCAGGCGGAGGTCGGCCAGCAGGTTGTCGAAGAGTTGCTTCTCCTCGGCCGTGAGGTTGCCGCGCGTCTTGTCCTGCAACATCCCCAACAGATCCAGGCTCTGGCGGGCGAGCACCAGATCGCGCTCGGCCTTGCCCGTCTCCGGGTTGGGCGCCACCCCCAGGTGGATGAGGGCACTGGAGGCCAGGCCGACGAGGAAGGTGCTGAAGGTGATGGGGGCCTCGGGCGCGCTCGTCGTGGGCTCGCCCCGCATCACGAAGGTCTCTCCGCGCTTCTCCTCGCTCATGGCATCACTCGGCCGACCCGGTGTCCTCGTCCTCGTCGCCCTCGTCCTCGTCGCCCTCGTCCTCGAAGTCCTCGTCCTCGTCGTCCTCGAAATCCTCGTCCTGCATCAGCGTTTCCACCGGGACGGACTTCTCGGAGACGTCCTCCAGGCCAGCGATGTGGCGCTTGTAGTCCTCCTCGGACACATGGCCGCTGCGCTGGTAGCGCTCGGTGGTTCGCTTGTCGAGGTACTTGGGGTTCACCGGGTCTGCCATGCTCAACTCCTCGGAATCTCTTGGAAAAGGGCGCGCCACCTTATAGCAGGGCTCCCCCCTGTCAACGCCGCTCAACCCCCTGCCTCTCCAGGATCTGATGAACGCCCCCGTTTCGTCGCCTCTTCCCCGCGGACTGTACGTCCTGTGTGATGACACGCTCCGTCCCGACGTGCCCCTGGCGCGCAAGGCGGAGCTCCTGCTCGCGGGCGGGGCGAGGGTGATGCAACTGCGCATGAAGCGCACCCCCTTGCGCGAGGCGCTCGCCGTGGCGCGGGAGGTGGTGGCGGCCTGCCGGCGGGCGGGGGCGGTGTGCCTCATCAATGATCGGGTGGACTTGGCGCTGCTGACGGGGGCGCATGGCGTGCATGTGGGGGAGGAGGACCTTCCTCCGGAGGCGGCGAGGCGCCTGCTGGGGCCCCAAGGGGTGGTGGGGGTGACGGTGCGGGACGTGGCGGGGGCGCGCGCGGCCCGGGACGCCGGGGCGGACTACGTGGGCCTGGGGCCGCTCTTTGGCACCACGACCAAGCAGGTGAATGCCCCGGTGCTGGGGCTCGAGGGATTCGCCGCGGTGGTGCGCGACAGCCCCCTGCCCGTGGTGGGCATTGGTGGGGTGACGCTGGAGAACATCGCGCGGGTCGCGGCCGCGGGGGCGCATGGGGGCGCGGTGGCCTCGGATGCGCTGCTCGCCGCGGACGTCGCCGAACGGGTCCGGCTCCTGGCCGTTGCTTTTGACAGGGGCGTCCAAGGGACTAGCCTCGCCGATGGAGGCGTATGACGCACAAACCCCATGGCCAGGCCCCCCGCCGGCCCAACATCGGCATCACCCCGGACTTCAGCGCCAGCCGGCCGGATGCTCCGTTTCCCGCCTATGAGTTGAAGGCGGCCTACGCGGAGGCGGTGCTGCGCGCGGGGGGACTGCCGCTGGTGCTGCCGTACTCGGAGGACCTGTCGTGCGTGGAGGCCTACCTGGACCGCATCTCCGGTCTGCTCGTCACCGGCGGTGCCTTCGACATTCCTCCCGAGGCCTATGGCGACACGGCGCGCGAGGGCATGGGGCCGACGAAGCTGTCGCGCACGGCGTTCGAGTCCGCGCTGATGCGGGGGGCCCTCAAGCGCAACATGCCGGTGCTGGGCATCTGTGGGGGCATGCAACTGCTCAACGTGGTGCTGGGCGGCACGCTGTTCCAGGACATCGGCCGCGAGATCCCGGGCGCGCACGGCCACGAACAGGCGCATGATCGCACCCAGCCCCAGCACCCGGTGGAGATCCGCGATGGCTCGCTGCTGGCGGAGGCGCTCGGCCGGGGTCAGCTGATGGTGAACTCCACCCACCACCAGTCGGTGAACAAGACGGGTGAACAGGTGATGGTGAGCGCGGTGGCGCCGGATGGCGTGGTGGAGGCGATCGAGTCCACCCAGTACATCTTCGCGCTGGGCGTGCAGTGGCATCCGGAGCTGATGCTGCACACCGTTCCCGTGAGTGTGGGGGTGTACCGGCTGCTGGTGCAGAAGGCGCGAGAACATCGGCGGTGAGCGCCGGCGCTGTCAGACCGACATGGCAGAGAGGAAGGGCCGCGCTGATGAGGAGCCATGGCCATTCCGAACGAACAACGCCTGCGCGAGTTGCTTCAACTCACCGAGTCCGTCCCTCCCGCCAACGTGGCCCGGCCCGAGTACTGGGACGAGACCTTCATCCGTCTCGGACGGGGGTATGGCTTCGAGCCGGAGGCGGGTGAGTACCCCGTGGATCACTCGGAACTGCTGAACGCGCTCCTGCCCTTCGTGTCGCCCTGGCTGGACGGGGCCCGGTTCACCCAGGTGCTGCCCGGCGAGAACGACGCGGCGGGGGACTTCCGCGAGGCCGACGAGGAGGAGGGAGGACCTGGCAACCGCTACACGTTGCGCCTCACCCTGGCGGGCCATCGCTACGGCGTCACGTTCCGCGACATCTCGGAGTACTACAACGTCAACGCGGTGCTCGCGCTGTTGAACGCGGCCCTGGAGACGAGCGGGACGCCCTTGCGGTTCTTCGGCCTGGGGGACGTGGTCGTCGTGGGGCCGCTGCGCGGCGTGCAGCAGGCCATCCGCGAGGGCTTCATCCCGGGCTTCGAGGGGGAGGGCATCCACGAGCCCTGGGAGTTGGAGGCGATCGACGCCTGGAGTGAGTCCGGCGACACGCCCGAGTCCCTGGCGCGCCAGCTCGAGAAGGGCCGGCGGCGCGTCCAGGTCTCGCTCGTGGTGTAGCTAT from Melittangium boletus DSM 14713 includes the following:
- a CDS encoding DUF1844 domain-containing protein, with amino-acid sequence MSEEKRGETFVMRGEPTTSAPEAPITFSTFLVGLASSALIHLGVAPNPETGKAERDLVLARQSLDLLGMLQDKTRGNLTAEEKQLFDNLLADLRLRFVEANKR
- the thiE gene encoding thiamine phosphate synthase; the protein is MNAPVSSPLPRGLYVLCDDTLRPDVPLARKAELLLAGGARVMQLRMKRTPLREALAVAREVVAACRRAGAVCLINDRVDLALLTGAHGVHVGEEDLPPEAARRLLGPQGVVGVTVRDVAGARAARDAGADYVGLGPLFGTTTKQVNAPVLGLEGFAAVVRDSPLPVVGIGGVTLENIARVAAAGAHGGAVASDALLAADVAERVRLLAVAFDRGVQGTSLADGGV
- a CDS encoding gamma-glutamyl-gamma-aminobutyrate hydrolase family protein, whose product is MTHKPHGQAPRRPNIGITPDFSASRPDAPFPAYELKAAYAEAVLRAGGLPLVLPYSEDLSCVEAYLDRISGLLVTGGAFDIPPEAYGDTAREGMGPTKLSRTAFESALMRGALKRNMPVLGICGGMQLLNVVLGGTLFQDIGREIPGAHGHEQAHDRTQPQHPVEIRDGSLLAEALGRGQLMVNSTHHQSVNKTGEQVMVSAVAPDGVVEAIESTQYIFALGVQWHPELMLHTVPVSVGVYRLLVQKAREHRR